The proteins below come from a single Alosa sapidissima isolate fAloSap1 chromosome 23, fAloSap1.pri, whole genome shotgun sequence genomic window:
- the kalrnb gene encoding kalirin RhoGEF kinase b isoform X4: protein MRRGRTCGSCAVCVRWLLGKICCCDGTASSEVKSESVASLQPQASVSSLPTGSPGPKRSGTTGNTLKKWLTSPVRRLSHGKGDNANTKKPTGKQRKRDGRKSVDLGPQHEDSTEEKGRRGTNSGGEEEAEDEPHTPLPPPMEIIKDPSAQEAKTPESGAFPAFGSVSPSEQNLATPRDPETEKRNKAMRGRMFVMNEMVQTERDYVKDLGIVVDGFMKRVTEKGVPEDMTGKDKIVFGNIHQIYDWHRDFFLGELEKCLQDHERLAELFIKHERRLHMYVVYCQNKPRSEFVVAEYDSYFEELQQEINCRMSISDYLIKPIQRITKYQLLLKDFLKFSSKAGLDCQEIEKAVDLMFLVPKRCNDMMNLGRLQGYEGKLTAQGKLLLQDTFFVTEHDTGVLSRSKERRVFLFEQIVIFSELLRKGSSTPGYQFKKSIKVNYLSMEEHVDSDPCKFVMASRGSSERLTLQAANMEIKQEWVQQIRDLLDAQSSFLSALQNPQIFQKKDSGGSLPRQHSANGRPPAHPSSPLKPSTSNGSPAHKSSKHPEPEMSDDPDCNGLSSVLVTHDYNAVKEDEICVVAGERVQILASNQQNMCLVYRPANSQSPAAEGWIPGHVLASTR, encoded by the exons ATGCGCAGGGGCCGCACATGTGGGtcctgcgctgtgtgtgtgaggtggctGCTGGGAAAGATCTGCTGCTGTGATGGGACAG CGAGCTCGGAGGTCAAGTCAGAGTCGGTGGCCTCATTGCAGCCTCAGGCGTCCGTCAGCTCGCTGCCGACCGGCTCACCAGGACCCAAGCGCTCCGGGACGACCGGTAACACCCTGAAGAAGTGGCTGACCAGCCCTGTGCGGCGCCTCAGCCACGGCAAGGGGGATAACGCCAACACCAAGAAGCCCACAGGCAAGCAGCGCAAAAGGGACGGACGCAAGAGCGTGGACCTGGGCCCCCAGCACGAGGACAGCACAGAGGAG AAGGGCAGGAGAGGAACCAACagtggtggagaggaggaggctgAGGACGAGCCCCACACCCCACTTCCTCCCCCCATGGAGATCATCAAGGACCCCTCGGCTCAGGAGGCCAAG ACCCCTGAGTCTGGTGCGTTTCCAGCCTTTGGGAGCGTAAGTCCTTCAGAACAGAACTTGGCCACGCCCCGAGACCCAGAGACGGAGAAGAGAAACAAAGCCATGAGAGGACGCAT GTTTGTCATGAACGAAATGGTTCAGACTGAGCGGGACTACGTCAAAGACCTGGGCATCGTTGTGGAT GGATTCATGAAGAGAGTCACAGAGAAGGGGGTGCCGGAGGACATGACGGGGAAAGACAAAATCGTGTTTGGGAACATCCATCAGATCTACGACTGGCACCGAGA TTTTTTCCTGGGAGAACTGGAGAAATGTCTGCAGGACCACGAGAGGCTGGCAGAGCTCTTTATCAAACAC GAACGTCGGCTCCACATGTACGTGGTGtactgtcaaaacaaaccaaggTCTGAGTTTGTGGTGGCAGAGTATGACTCCTACTTCGAG GAACTGCAACAGGAAATCAACTGTAGGATGTCCATCAGTGACTATCTCATCAAGCCCATTCAGAGGATCACCAAATACCAGCTTCTCCtgaag GACTTCTTGAAGTTCAGCTCAAAGGCTGGCCTGGACTGTCAGGAAATTGAG AAAGCTGTGGATCTGATGTTCCTGGTGCCCAAACGCTGCAATGACATGATGAACCTGGGCCGGCTGCAGGGTTACGAG GGCAAGCTCACAGCCCAGGGCAAGCTGCTTCTACAGGACACGTTCTTTGTGACGGAGCACGACACGGGGGTCCTGTCGCGCAGCAAGGAGCGGAGGGTCTTCCTCTTTGAGCAGATCGTCATCTTCAGCGAACTCTTACGTAAAGGCTCGTCCACGCCCGGCTACCAGTTCAAGAAGAGCATCAAG GTGAATTACCTGAGTATGGAGGAGCATGTGGACTCGGACCCATGTAAGTTTGTGATGGCATCACGGGGGTCCTCGGAGAGGCTGACGCTGCAGGCAGCCAACATGGAGATCAAGCAGGAGTGGGTGCAGCAGATCCGAGACCTGCTGGACGCACAGAGCAGCTTCCTGTCTG CTCTTCAGAACCCTCAGATCTTCCAAAAGAAAGACAGCGGAGGCTCTCTGCCCCGACAGCATTCCGCTAACGGCCGGCCACCTGCCCACCCGTCCAGTCCCCTTAAGCCATCTACCTCCAATGGAAGCCCTGCCCACAAGTCCAGCAAGCACCCCGAACCAGAGATG TCCGACGACCCAGACTGCAACGGCCTGTCGTCAGTGCTGGTGACGCACGACTACAACGCAGTGAAGGAGGACGAGATCTGCGTGGTGGCCGGCGAGCGAGTCCAGATCCTGGCCTCCAACCAGCAGAACATGTGCCTGGTGTATCGGCCGGCCAACAGCCAATCGCCCGCCGCCGAAGGCTGGATCCCGGGTCACGTGCTCGCCTCCACGCGGTGA
- the kalrnb gene encoding kalirin RhoGEF kinase b isoform X3 produces MRRGRTCGSCAVCVRWLLGKICCCDGTENFPVASSEVKSESVASLQPQASVSSLPTGSPGPKRSGTTGNTLKKWLTSPVRRLSHGKGDNANTKKPTGKQRKRDGRKSVDLGPQHEDSTEEKGRRGTNSGGEEEAEDEPHTPLPPPMEIIKDPSAQEAKTPESGAFPAFGSVSPSEQNLATPRDPETEKRNKAMRGRMFVMNEMVQTERDYVKDLGIVVDGFMKRVTEKGVPEDMTGKDKIVFGNIHQIYDWHRDFFLGELEKCLQDHERLAELFIKHERRLHMYVVYCQNKPRSEFVVAEYDSYFEELQQEINCRMSISDYLIKPIQRITKYQLLLKDFLKFSSKAGLDCQEIEKAVDLMFLVPKRCNDMMNLGRLQGYEGKLTAQGKLLLQDTFFVTEHDTGVLSRSKERRVFLFEQIVIFSELLRKGSSTPGYQFKKSIKVNYLSMEEHVDSDPCKFVMASRGSSERLTLQAANMEIKQEWVQQIRDLLDAQSSFLSALQNPQIFQKKDSGGSLPRQHSANGRPPAHPSSPLKPSTSNGSPAHKSSKHPEPEMSDDPDCNGLSSVLVTHDYNAVKEDEICVVAGERVQILASNQQNMCLVYRPANSQSPAAEGWIPGHVLASTR; encoded by the exons ATGCGCAGGGGCCGCACATGTGGGtcctgcgctgtgtgtgtgaggtggctGCTGGGAAAGATCTGCTGCTGTGATGGGACAG AGAACTTTCCAGTAGCGAGCTCGGAGGTCAAGTCAGAGTCGGTGGCCTCATTGCAGCCTCAGGCGTCCGTCAGCTCGCTGCCGACCGGCTCACCAGGACCCAAGCGCTCCGGGACGACCGGTAACACCCTGAAGAAGTGGCTGACCAGCCCTGTGCGGCGCCTCAGCCACGGCAAGGGGGATAACGCCAACACCAAGAAGCCCACAGGCAAGCAGCGCAAAAGGGACGGACGCAAGAGCGTGGACCTGGGCCCCCAGCACGAGGACAGCACAGAGGAG AAGGGCAGGAGAGGAACCAACagtggtggagaggaggaggctgAGGACGAGCCCCACACCCCACTTCCTCCCCCCATGGAGATCATCAAGGACCCCTCGGCTCAGGAGGCCAAG ACCCCTGAGTCTGGTGCGTTTCCAGCCTTTGGGAGCGTAAGTCCTTCAGAACAGAACTTGGCCACGCCCCGAGACCCAGAGACGGAGAAGAGAAACAAAGCCATGAGAGGACGCAT GTTTGTCATGAACGAAATGGTTCAGACTGAGCGGGACTACGTCAAAGACCTGGGCATCGTTGTGGAT GGATTCATGAAGAGAGTCACAGAGAAGGGGGTGCCGGAGGACATGACGGGGAAAGACAAAATCGTGTTTGGGAACATCCATCAGATCTACGACTGGCACCGAGA TTTTTTCCTGGGAGAACTGGAGAAATGTCTGCAGGACCACGAGAGGCTGGCAGAGCTCTTTATCAAACAC GAACGTCGGCTCCACATGTACGTGGTGtactgtcaaaacaaaccaaggTCTGAGTTTGTGGTGGCAGAGTATGACTCCTACTTCGAG GAACTGCAACAGGAAATCAACTGTAGGATGTCCATCAGTGACTATCTCATCAAGCCCATTCAGAGGATCACCAAATACCAGCTTCTCCtgaag GACTTCTTGAAGTTCAGCTCAAAGGCTGGCCTGGACTGTCAGGAAATTGAG AAAGCTGTGGATCTGATGTTCCTGGTGCCCAAACGCTGCAATGACATGATGAACCTGGGCCGGCTGCAGGGTTACGAG GGCAAGCTCACAGCCCAGGGCAAGCTGCTTCTACAGGACACGTTCTTTGTGACGGAGCACGACACGGGGGTCCTGTCGCGCAGCAAGGAGCGGAGGGTCTTCCTCTTTGAGCAGATCGTCATCTTCAGCGAACTCTTACGTAAAGGCTCGTCCACGCCCGGCTACCAGTTCAAGAAGAGCATCAAG GTGAATTACCTGAGTATGGAGGAGCATGTGGACTCGGACCCATGTAAGTTTGTGATGGCATCACGGGGGTCCTCGGAGAGGCTGACGCTGCAGGCAGCCAACATGGAGATCAAGCAGGAGTGGGTGCAGCAGATCCGAGACCTGCTGGACGCACAGAGCAGCTTCCTGTCTG CTCTTCAGAACCCTCAGATCTTCCAAAAGAAAGACAGCGGAGGCTCTCTGCCCCGACAGCATTCCGCTAACGGCCGGCCACCTGCCCACCCGTCCAGTCCCCTTAAGCCATCTACCTCCAATGGAAGCCCTGCCCACAAGTCCAGCAAGCACCCCGAACCAGAGATG TCCGACGACCCAGACTGCAACGGCCTGTCGTCAGTGCTGGTGACGCACGACTACAACGCAGTGAAGGAGGACGAGATCTGCGTGGTGGCCGGCGAGCGAGTCCAGATCCTGGCCTCCAACCAGCAGAACATGTGCCTGGTGTATCGGCCGGCCAACAGCCAATCGCCCGCCGCCGAAGGCTGGATCCCGGGTCACGTGCTCGCCTCCACGCGGTGA